A region from the Cannabis sativa cultivar Pink pepper isolate KNU-18-1 chromosome 9, ASM2916894v1, whole genome shotgun sequence genome encodes:
- the LOC115723966 gene encoding shikimate O-hydroxycinnamoyltransferase-like isoform X1: MVMPSFFDTELLKHALAKVLVPFYPLVGRLRYDNGGRLEINCNLEGVLFMVAETESVMDDLVGCAPTVELLKLTPFIDRSAGVSSFSLLAAQITQFKCGAVSVGFSNQHRLADGTVAMYFVNAWSEVARGLHLSQHPILDRSLLRARNPPHPNFDHIEYQQSPPPLSKSTQQQEPDPIVKVFKLTKVKPPIH; the protein is encoded by the exons ATGGTGATGCCAAGTTTTTTTGACACTGAGCTTCTTAAACATGCCTTAGCTAAGGTGTTGGTGCCCTTTTATCCCTTGGTGGGTCGGCTAAGGTATGACAATGGCGGTCGCCTTGAAATCAATTGTAATTTGGAGGGTGTCCTTTTTATGGTGGCTGAGACAGAATCTGTTATGGATGATTTGGTTGGATGTGCGCCCACTGTTGAGCTTCTAAAGCTTACTCCTTTTATTGATCGTTCTGCTGGTGTTTCTTCATTTTCTCTTTTAGCTGCACAG attACTCAATTCAAATGTGGTGCAGTATCAGTTGGTTTCAGTAACCAACACCGTTTAGCCGATGGCACAGTAGCCATGTACTTCGTCAACGCATGGTCTGAAGTGGCTCGTGGTCTTCACCTATCACAACACCCAATCCTCGACCGATCATTACTTCGTGCTAGAAACCCACCTCACCCAAATTTCGATCACATAGAGTACCAACAATCACCACCACCACTCTCCAAATCTACTCAACAACAAGAGCCCGATCCAATAGTCAAAGTTTTCAAACTCACTAAGGTTAAACCTCCGATCCATTGA
- the LOC115723966 gene encoding shikimate O-hydroxycinnamoyltransferase-like isoform X2 encodes MVAETESVMDDLVGCAPTVELLKLTPFIDRSAGVSSFSLLAAQITQFKCGAVSVGFSNQHRLADGTVAMYFVNAWSEVARGLHLSQHPILDRSLLRARNPPHPNFDHIEYQQSPPPLSKSTQQQEPDPIVKVFKLTKVKPPIH; translated from the exons ATGGTGGCTGAGACAGAATCTGTTATGGATGATTTGGTTGGATGTGCGCCCACTGTTGAGCTTCTAAAGCTTACTCCTTTTATTGATCGTTCTGCTGGTGTTTCTTCATTTTCTCTTTTAGCTGCACAG attACTCAATTCAAATGTGGTGCAGTATCAGTTGGTTTCAGTAACCAACACCGTTTAGCCGATGGCACAGTAGCCATGTACTTCGTCAACGCATGGTCTGAAGTGGCTCGTGGTCTTCACCTATCACAACACCCAATCCTCGACCGATCATTACTTCGTGCTAGAAACCCACCTCACCCAAATTTCGATCACATAGAGTACCAACAATCACCACCACCACTCTCCAAATCTACTCAACAACAAGAGCCCGATCCAATAGTCAAAGTTTTCAAACTCACTAAGGTTAAACCTCCGATCCATTGA